One Solanum pennellii chromosome 9, SPENNV200 DNA segment encodes these proteins:
- the LOC107029383 gene encoding pantoate--beta-alanine ligase has translation MAAKEAIIITDKDEMRKWTRSMRAQGNTIGFVPTMGYLHQGHLSLIQEAHNQADLIVVSIYVNPGQFSPNEDLSTYPSDFQGDIQKLNSVPGGVDVVFNPKNLYDYGNSQIGNGFDRNLEESGGMVVSCVEDKGMGHETWVRAEKLEKGLCGNSRPVFFRGVATVVTKLFNIVEPDVVVFGKKDYQQWRIIQRMVRDLDFGIKVIGSEIVREHDGLAMSSRNVKLSPVDRQRALSISRALSRAQVEAGKGQVNCRELINTAILTISEAGGTVDYAEIVDQESLEPVETIKRPVLFCVAVWFGKVRLIDNMEIDV, from the exons ATGGCAGCTAAAGAAGCAATTATCATCACAGACAAGGATGAGATGAGAAAATGGACAAGGAGCATGAGAGCCCAAGGCAATACAATTGGCTTTGTACCCACCATGGGCTACCTCCATCAAGGTCATCTTTCTCTAATCCAAGAAGCACACAATCAAGCTGACCTTATAGTTGTCTCCATCTATGTTAATCCAGGTCAATTCTCACCCAATGAAGATCTTTCAACATACCCATCTGATTTTCAAGGCGATATACAGAAACTCAACTCTGTACCTGGTGGTGTTGATGTTGTATTCAACCCCAAAAATCTGTATGACTATGGGAATTCTCAAATTGGAAATGGGTTTGACAGGAATTTAGAAGAGAGTGGGGGAATGGTGGTGTCTTGTGTCGAAGATAAAGGGATGGGCCATGAAACTTGGGTTAGAGCTGAAAAATTGGAAAAGGGATTGTGTGGGAATAGTAGGCCTGTTTTCTTTAGAGGGGTTGCTACTGTTGTTACCAAGTTGTTTAATATAGTTGAGCCTGATGTTGTCGTCTTTGGTAAGAAGGATTATCAACAATGGAGGATTATTCAGAGAATG GTCCGAGATCTTGATTTTGGGATAAAGGTGATTGGTTCTGAAATAGTACGAGAACATGATGGCCTTGCAATGAGTTCCCGTAATGTGAAACTTTCACCTGTGGACAGACAAAGG GCTTTATCAATTAGTCGTGCTCTGTCTAGAGCACAAGTTGAAGCAGGAAAGGGTCAGGTTAACTGCAGAGAACTGATAAATACTGCCATTCTTACCATATCTGAAGCCGGTGGAACGGTTGATTATGCTGAG ATTGTGGATCAAGAAAGTTTAGAGCCAGTGGAAACCATCAAGAGACCAGTTCTATTTTGTGTAGCAGTATGGTTTGGAAAGGTTAGGCTCATTGACAACATGGAAATTGATGTGTAA